GGAGTTCACACAGACCCGGCAGCCCTTGCACTGGTCCGCTTCGATGATCGATCTATTCATTCCAGACCTCCGAAGAGATCTTCACTTCCGTGTCCGAAGAAGTTGATGCCGCTGATGGATTCGGTCATTTCATGAGGCAGAGAGTTGACATCCAGAAAATGTCCCGGACAGCCCAGGCTGTCACAGACATAGACTTTTCCCGTGCTGGAAGGAAGGTGGAGGACCAGAGCGGATTTAGAATCACAGCCCTCTATGTGACAGCTGTACTCTTCCCTGAGAGGCACATGGCAGTAGGGGCAGAATCCCTCCAGATGATCCCCCTCACCGCATTCGGGAAGGAAACTGAACAATTTGGCATGGCTTCCCCAGAAGGCATCCACAAAGATGAGGCCTTTCTGGCCGCCAAAGGAAATTTCCAGCTTGATCGAAGGTTCCCCATGGATGCGGACGCTGTCCACCATCAGATTATGTCCCTTGGGACAGTAAACCGATTCGACCAGAAGAAAATCCTCTTCCTGTCTTTTCACCAGCCTCATGCCCCGGGGCACGATCATCCTGAATTCATCAGGAATCTTATTAGCCTTTAATTCCATATTCCCTCCTGTTGCTCTCAGCTCTATCTCTAATCCTATGTCTTGAATGGTTTATTAGTCAAAACAAATGTTTCTAAAAAGCTATTTATTGAATATATCCTGTTAAAAAAGGTATCTATGGTTTTTGTTTTTGACTAAATTAACCGAATAATTAAAATTAGGCTGGTTTTGGACATTCAACAGATAAAGAATGCAAACTTCTCCACTTGTGGTAGACTCATCTTCTATGAAAGGCAAAATAATTATTACTGCATTTCTATTGATTACGATTCTGCAGACCTCCACCAGTCTCACCATCCCCGATGCTGATGCTCCCATGAGCCTGGATATTGAGGAGGACATCTACAGAAAGCTGGAGGATCAGGACCTTTTCAGGGAAGGGAAGACCAAAATTGCCCTTGTCTCGGATGTGCATCACTATGCGCCTTCCCTCTATGATCCCGCATCGCCCGGCTTCCAGGAGTTTTCTCAGAACAATGAGGGCAGAACCGTGCTGTACACCACGGAAATGATGAACATTCTCAAAACAGACCTGCTCAGCAGAGGCATCACAACCCTGTTGATCTCGGGAGACCTTTCTGTTTTAGGGGCAAGGGAGACACATGAAGACATGGCTCTGATCCTGGAAGGATTTGAATCTTCCGGTATTGAAGTCTTTATCACTCCCGGCAATCACGACATCAACAATCCCCGGGCCTTCCGTATCATCGGGGCCGGAACCGAGAGAGTCGAAAGCGTGGACCCTCAGGAATTCCGGGACATATATGAAGACTTCGGTTTCAATGAGGCTGTCCTGACAGATCCTGGCGGCCTCTCTTATCTGGCACGCCTGGAGACTGGCCTTTATCTTCTGTCACTGGACAGCTGCTCCTATGAAAGGAATGAAGACCGGGGATACTCTGTCTCTGGAGGATTCTTTCGCCCCGGTCAGTATGATTTTGCCGGGAAGGCTATCGATCTGGCCCAAAAAGGGGGCGGGAAAGTCATTGTCATGACGCATCACAACTTTCTGGAGCATTACGAGATCGATCATGATCTGACCAACTTTATGATCAATGATGAGAAGAGGATGTTGAATCTCCTCATGGACAGGGGCGTGAAAATCGCTCTCTCCGGGCATATTCATAAGAGTGATATCAAAAGGCACGAGAGGGGCTCCGACTCCTTCTACGGCATCGCCACAGGATCTCTGCAGATCTATCCCCACTCCTATCGATTGATCGGCCGGGACAGCAATGAGCTCCTTGTCTCCACCGCCGACTTAAAAGAAAACATGATTCGGGACGGTCACAGGGACATCCTGAACTACAACAGGAACATCGGCCTCTCCCGTTCCTTTTCGAAGCGCTATGAAAGCCTATTAAAAGACACCCCCGAGGCTGAGGCCCGGCTGATGGCGGAGTACTTCTACCTGGTGAATCTCTATGCCCAGCAGGGTCTGGAAGCTTCTCTTCCCGACTCGGTACTCCACTCGGGAGGTCTGGAACTCCTGGAGGCCTCGGGAGGACGCATGTCCGGATTTGCTCGCAGCCTCCCCCTGGACTCCTATCCGGATGACAGGAATGCCAGAATCCCCTGGTAAGAGTATCAATACCATCTATCCGGGCGTCTCCCTGCGGGATCGGGCTTTATATAGAGTCGTACCGCAGGCGTGCCGAGGAACGATCTCGGCAGCAGGGGTTTCGTCTCTTATGATTCGTTCCAGAAGGTACAATTCATAAGAGACCAGCAAGGATTTTTGCCCTATCAACCCTATGAGTCAACATAGTTGAAGCACCAATATGGAGGTTTCAATTATGAGATACAGTTTAGGATTTAAAGAATCGGCAGTAAGAAAAGTGCTTGAATCTGATGGAAAATCAATTCATGCAAGGGCCATACGATCCTTGACGCAAAAAAATGCTCCTTAACTCTCAAACATTCCCTTTCTTCAGTAAGATTGAACAAATCCCTCACTTTTTCCTCGTCAACACCACTAT
The Oceanispirochaeta sp. genome window above contains:
- a CDS encoding metallophosphoesterase, producing the protein MKGKIIITAFLLITILQTSTSLTIPDADAPMSLDIEEDIYRKLEDQDLFREGKTKIALVSDVHHYAPSLYDPASPGFQEFSQNNEGRTVLYTTEMMNILKTDLLSRGITTLLISGDLSVLGARETHEDMALILEGFESSGIEVFITPGNHDINNPRAFRIIGAGTERVESVDPQEFRDIYEDFGFNEAVLTDPGGLSYLARLETGLYLLSLDSCSYERNEDRGYSVSGGFFRPGQYDFAGKAIDLAQKGGGKVIVMTHHNFLEHYEIDHDLTNFMINDEKRMLNLLMDRGVKIALSGHIHKSDIKRHERGSDSFYGIATGSLQIYPHSYRLIGRDSNELLVSTADLKENMIRDGHRDILNYNRNIGLSRSFSKRYESLLKDTPEAEARLMAEYFYLVNLYAQQGLEASLPDSVLHSGGLELLEASGGRMSGFARSLPLDSYPDDRNARIPW